TACTGCCCAGGAAATCTATAACCGCTTGTGTGCTCGGGGTATACCGCAACTTGATTATATTTATTTCTCAGGTGCTATGGAGTGCAGGGTGCGCTTGCAGGGACAATGGGTTTCTGTAGTGCAACTTGAGGGGGAAATTGCAGATGAGATCAGGGAACGTTTTGAATTTGTAAAGAGGCTTGAAGTTAGATTGGCTTCTCCAGAGCAGGTTTTTCTTCCCGATGGGTGTGAGCATCGCATTTCTTTGCCTACCTCCTTTAATCCCTGGGGGAGCATCACCGCCCAGCTGGACATTCTTAGTCCGGAGGGAGAGGTAGTGAACAAGTTGCCTTTACGCTTGGAAATACAAGCATTTCGCAATGTGGTTCGAGCCAGGGAAAACCTGAAGAGGGGAGAGGTAATCGATGCTTCATCAGTGTATGTAGTTGAGGAAGTTTTGGATTACCGAAATTTCAAAGCCCTGGACGATCCGACTAAAGTGGTTGGTAAGGTAGCCAAAAGAAACATTAACCA
This portion of the Thermatribacter velox genome encodes:
- the flgA gene encoding flagellar basal body P-ring formation chaperone FlgA yields the protein MRKEYFSVAIAIIAVFFLPVSLWGLTLEVYLEPQVSLSQENITLGDIARISYPLPEGEKVAELTELGMLSPSQPERVITAQEIYNRLCARGIPQLDYIYFSGAMECRVRLQGQWVSVVQLEGEIADEIRERFEFVKRLEVRLASPEQVFLPDGCEHRISLPTSFNPWGSITAQLDILSPEGEVVNKLPLRLEIQAFRNVVRARENLKRGEVIDASSVYVVEEVLDYRNFKALDDPTKVVGKVAKRNINQGELITPSSFEEEALVQRGDLVTMVARNGGITVTALGKARSDGALGEVIIVENLDSRKRVQGRVVGERMVEVAVK